A window of the Cystobacter fuscus genome harbors these coding sequences:
- a CDS encoding immunity 26/phosphotriesterase HocA family protein: MPRIYKPGSFLRIPLADGSFGYGRVLKLPHDAYYDYRTDTPDPDLDRIASKPILFKIMVRHMEERAWELIGWRKLEEQFSQPIVQFMQDIGNFRDCTIFDTVGNERSAEPQECVGLECSAVWEEVGVEERLLDAFMGRPNASVERLKVRLK; encoded by the coding sequence ATGCCGCGAATCTACAAACCGGGCTCGTTCTTGAGAATCCCCCTTGCCGACGGCTCTTTCGGTTACGGCAGGGTGCTCAAACTGCCGCATGATGCCTATTACGACTACAGGACCGACACTCCAGATCCAGATCTGGATCGGATTGCCTCCAAGCCTATCCTTTTCAAGATCATGGTTCGCCATATGGAGGAGCGGGCATGGGAGCTCATTGGGTGGAGAAAGCTGGAGGAGCAGTTTTCTCAACCGATCGTCCAGTTCATGCAGGACATTGGGAACTTCCGCGACTGCACGATCTTCGACACCGTTGGCAATGAGAGAAGCGCGGAGCCCCAGGAGTGTGTCGGGCTTGAGTGCTCGGCTGTCTGGGAAGAGGTGGGGGTTGAGGAACGCCTGCTCGATGCCTTCATGGGGCGGCCCAACGCCTCGGTGGAGCGCTTGAAGGTGCGCCTGAAATAG
- a CDS encoding alcohol dehydrogenase catalytic domain-containing protein encodes MKAAILKSFGAPLAIETLPEPLLGTGEVIVDVVAAPVLPYANEVFSGERRYLLTPPVAPGCGAVGRVRAVGPDATRLAPGDWVFCDPTVRSRDGGLSPDITLQGWSARGEGGQRLQKHFHHGSFAERIRVPTENAHPLGPLDDAEAARWCALVTLLVPYGGLLKAELRAGETVLISGATGNFGSAAVAVALAMGAGCVIAPGRKETVLEDLKRRFGPRVRTVKLGGQEEEDRERMRRAAPGPIDCVMDLLPPSASTLPVRAALMTVRPSGRVVLMGGVGMLGGAGLDLPYPWIMRNCITLHGQWMCPPEAVLRMASLVRSGLLRLEEFDVTAFALDDANEAVTHAAAHGGPFKLTVLRP; translated from the coding sequence GGACCGGAGAGGTGATCGTGGATGTCGTGGCGGCGCCGGTGCTGCCCTACGCGAACGAGGTCTTCAGTGGCGAGCGGCGGTATCTGCTGACGCCGCCGGTGGCGCCGGGGTGCGGGGCGGTGGGCCGCGTGCGCGCCGTCGGACCGGACGCGACCCGGCTCGCCCCCGGGGACTGGGTCTTCTGCGATCCCACCGTGCGGTCGCGTGACGGGGGGCTGTCTCCCGACATCACGCTCCAGGGCTGGAGCGCCCGGGGTGAGGGGGGCCAGCGCCTGCAGAAGCATTTCCACCATGGCTCCTTCGCCGAGCGCATCCGGGTCCCGACGGAGAACGCCCATCCCTTGGGCCCGCTGGACGACGCGGAGGCGGCGCGGTGGTGCGCCCTGGTCACGCTGCTCGTGCCGTATGGCGGTTTGCTCAAGGCGGAGCTCCGGGCGGGGGAGACGGTCCTCATCAGTGGCGCCACGGGGAACTTCGGCAGCGCGGCCGTCGCGGTCGCCCTGGCGATGGGCGCGGGCTGCGTCATCGCGCCGGGCCGCAAGGAGACGGTGCTCGAGGACTTGAAGCGCCGTTTCGGGCCCCGCGTCCGAACCGTGAAGCTCGGGGGCCAGGAGGAGGAGGACCGGGAGCGGATGCGGCGGGCGGCGCCCGGCCCGATCGACTGCGTGATGGATCTGCTGCCCCCCTCGGCCAGCACCCTCCCGGTGCGCGCCGCCCTCATGACGGTGCGGCCCTCCGGACGGGTGGTGCTCATGGGGGGCGTGGGGATGCTGGGGGGGGCGGGCCTGGACCTGCCTTACCCGTGGATCATGCGCAACTGCATCACCCTCCACGGGCAGTGGATGTGCCCACCCGAGGCCGTCCTCCGCATGGCCAGCCTCGTCCGCTCCGGGCTCCTGCGGCTGGAGGAGTTCGACGTCACGGCCTTCGCCCTGGACGACGCGAACGAGGCCGTCACGCACGCGGCCGCCCACGGCGGCCCCTTCAAGCTGACGGTGCTGCGGCCGTGA